GTCAAATTTCTGTTGCCTTTTGATTAACTTTCTCTTTTCTATTTCTGATGATTAAGAGGCACTTTGCCACAGCAGTAAAAAGATTCAATTTTTGTAACTAACAAAAATATCTACTTGAGCATATATTTCAACAAAATCATCAGGACTTTCCTTTTTCCAAAGATCTAACAATCTTCAACAACGGAGACATTCAGATGATCTTTACACTTTTCTAGTAACTGTTTTTGATCTAATTGAAAGACAGGATGAATAAAATCAGGACAAATCTCCACCAACGGAATTAAAGTGAATCTCCTTTCGGGAATTCCAGGATGAGGAACTGCCAGTCCTGCTTGATTAATGACTTGGTCATGATAATACAAAATATCAATATCAATTAAACGCTCGCCCCACTTCACCTTTCTGACCCGTCCTAATTCGAGCTCAATCTGCTGGATTACACCAAGTAATTTTTTAGGGCTATATTCGGTTTTCACCTGCAAAACCTGATTAAGAAATGCCTGTTGATCTGTTTTTCCCCATGCTGCGGTCTCGTAAACTGAAGACTTACTAACTAAGGTAACACCCTTTTTTTCTAAAGCAGCAATTGCCTGATTTAATATCTCTTCCCTATTTCCTAAATTGCTTCCAAGCAGCAAGAATACCCCTTCCATAATTAAGTTTAGCCTTCAGTAGAATTATACTTTTATATCAAATTATTTTATAGCTAATTTGCAATAAATTACAATATTAATGGAATTAGTATTGCATTAAAATTTAAATGATTATCAATCTTAATTATTATTATGAAAAGTTTTTTTAAAATATTCTTCGCTAGTCTGCTTGCACTAGTAATTTTCTTTGTTGGTTTCTTTTTTATTTTCGCAGGAATTGCCTCACAAGATAGCGAAGTTAAAATTGCCGACAATTCCTTTTTGGAGATAAAACTTAATAGACCGATTGTAGAGATGACTTCTGACGACCCATTTGCTGAGTTTAGTCAAGCTCTAACAAATGAACCAACACCAATTAGTTTGATGGATATTTTAGAATCTATTGAACAAGCAAAATCGGATGAGAAAATCAAAGGCATTTATTTGGACGCCCCATTTGTAATGGCAGGTTTTGCCCAAATCGAAGAAATCAGAAATGCGCTCATCGATTTCAAGGAATCGGGGAAACCAATCTTGGCATATGCAGAGGCATACTCTGAAACTGGTTATTATGTGGTATCAGTAGCAGATAATATTATTTTAAATCCTGCCGGAATGTTGGAAATGAGTGGTCTATCGTCCGAAGTTACTTTCTTTAAAGGAACATTTGAGAAATTAAATGTAGAGCCTCAAATATTCAGAGTGGGTACTTTCAAAAGTGCAGTAGAACCATTCATCAGGAAAGATATGAGTGACGCCAGCAAAGAGCAGATAAGTGTTCTTTTAAATTCTGTTTACGGAGTTTTTATCAAAAATATTGCTGATGCTAGAGGAATTGACGCTGCTGAATTAAGATCGATTTCAGATCAATTGAAAGTAAGAACAACCGAAGATGCTCTCAATTATAAATTAGTTTCTCAATTAGGATATTACGATGAGGTTTTAACGAAAATGAGAGAAATCGCTGGACTTGAAGAGGGTGTGAAAATTCCAGTTACCTCTGTAAAAAAGTATAGCAAATCCTTTGTTGCAGAAAAATACAATACGAATAGAATTGCTGTCATTGTTGCAGAAGGAAACATTGTATCAGGTAAAGGTGGTGAAGGTAGCATTGGATCAGACGTATTTGCTAAAGAAATCAGAAAAGCTAGACTAGATGATAAAATCAAAGCAATTGTATTGAGAATTAATAGCCCAGGAGGAAGTGCTTTAGCTTCTGATGTAATGTGGAGAGAAGTAAAATTAGCTAAACAAGTAAAACCAGTTATTGCTTCTATGTCAAGTGTAGCTGCATCTGGAGGATACTACATGGCTATGGCCTGCGACACCATAGTTGCTCAACCGAATACCATAACGGGTTCAATAGGAATATTCTCGATTATTCCCGATTTATCGAAATTCATGGACTCCAAATTGGGAATCACATTTGATAGAGTAAGCACAGGTGAGTATTCAGATTTATACACGGTAACTAGAAGCTTAAATGAAGGCGAGAAGAAAATCATACAAAATATGGTAGAAAGTGGATATGAAGACTTTACTTCCAAAGCAGCTGAGGGTAGAAATATGGCTATTGATGAATTATTAAATGTAGCCTCAGGAAGAGTTTGGTCTGGAATTGAAGCTAAAGACAATGGTTTGGTTGACGTTTTAGGTGGATTTAATGATGCCGTAAATATTGCAGCACAATCAGCCGGCCTTGAAGAGGGAGATTTTATGAAAGTTTATTACCCGGAAAAACAGCCATTTATTCAACAACTGCTCCAAGAAATGGGTTCTTCAGCTAAAGTGCTGCATAAAAAGTATACTTATGGAGAAATGGCTCACTACCTTGAAGAGTTGGAATATGTAATGGAAAATAAAGGATTACAAACAAGAATGCCATTTGATTTGGAAATCAAATAATTTGCACCTTTTTTTACATTATAGTTAGAATTTCAGCTTAGCTTACCCAAAAAGAAAAACTAATATGACAGAAATAAGGAACGACTGGACAAAGGAAGAAATAGAAAAGATATATAATCAACCAATTTTAGAACTCATTTATCAAGCGGCTACCGTACACAGGGAGTTCAATGACCCTTCTGAAGTGCAGGTTTGTACATTATTGAGTGTAAAAACAGGTGGTTGCCCCGAGGATTGTGCTTATTGCCCGCAAGCTGCTAGATACCATACTGATGTAAAAGTTCATAAGTTACTACCAACTGAAGAAGTGTTGGAAAGCGCAAGAATTGCAAAAGAAAACGGCAGCACGCGTTTCTGCATGGGTGCAGCATGGAGAGAAGTACGAGATAATAGAGATTTCGACAGAGTATTGGAAATGGTGAAGGGTATTAATGAGTTGGAGATGGAGGTCTGCTGTACCTTAGGTATGCTCACTGAATCTCAAGCTCAAAAATTAAAGGAAGCCGGGCTGTATGCTTATAATCATAATTTAGATACTTCTGAAGAGCATTACGATGACATTATCAGCACTAGAACTTATGATGACAGGCTTGATACAATTGGCAATGTTAGAAAAGCAAAAATATCGGTTTGCTCTGGTGGTATAATCGGATTGGGCGAACAACATGAAGACAGAGTAGGCATGTTGCACACGCTAGCTACCATGGAAGAACATCCAGAATCAGTTCCAGTGAATGCTTTAGTACCAGTACCCGGAACACCTTTAGAGAAACAACCAAAAGTTTCTGTTTGGGAAATGGTACGAATGATTGCAACAGCCCGGATTACAATGCCAAAAGCAATGGTAAGATTATCTGCAGGAAGAGTAAGAATGAATCAGGAAGAGCAAGCATTATGCTTCATGGCGGGAGCTAATTCAATTTTTGCTGGCGATAAGTTATTAACAACTCCAAATCCTGAAGTAAATGAAGATGCAGAATTATTTCAGACATTGAATTTAAAGCCACGAAAAGCTTTCAAGAACGGAGAGCCAGCCGTAGAATTTCAGCAAATACCAGGATCAAATTAAGAATTAGTAATTATATAATTAAGGATTAAAGGGTGGCAAGTAGCTGCCCTTTTGTTTTTTGCTTAGTACTGAATTTATGTATTAATAATTTAATTAGAGATTAAAATAATTAGATTCCTTCCTTCGAAGGAATGAAGGTCCTGTCTGGCTTTTTGCAATAAGTTGATTGAATCAAAGCCCTTCAATAATTGCCAAACCCAATTTTTATTAGCAATTTCAACCCTTTATTTTTTAAACCATTTTTAACTATGAAAACCGCACCGCTATTACTTTTGCTTTTATTCATCTTAGGCTGTAATTCACCAGAAGAGTCGAAAACAACTTCCACCAAAGATGCTCCTTTTATGTGGGAAAATGCTACTGTTTATTTTCTGTTAGCAGATAGGTTCAATAACGGAAATCCGAACAATGACTATAACTTTGGAAGGGAGAAGGATGGAGCAACACTCAGAAATTTTATGGGAGGTGATATAAAAGGCATTACTCAAAAAATAAAAGAGGGCTATTTCAATGACTTGGGTGTGAATGCCATTTGGGTCAATCCATTAGTCGAGCAAATTCACGGATCTGTAGATGAAGGCACTGGTAAAACATATGGATTTCATGGGTACTGGACTAAAGACTGGACAGCACTGGACCCGAATTTTGGTACTATGGCGGATCTGGGCGAACTGGTAAAAACTGCTCATGAAAATGGTATTAGAATCTTACTAGATGTGGTTATGAATCATACCGGCCCAGTAACTGAACAAGATCCAATTTGGGATGGATGGGTAAGAACTGATCCTAATTGTACCTACCAGGATTGGGAAAGCACTGTGAAATGTACGCTAGTCGACAACTTACCAGATATTTTAACTGAGTCGGAAGAAGAAGTGGAACTACCTCAACATCTACTGGATAAATGGGAGCAAGAAGGCAGACTGGATAAAGAATTGGCCGAGTTGGATGAATTCTTTGAACGTACAGGATACCCGAGAGCTCCAAAATATTATCTAATTAAATGGATTACGGATTATATCAAAGAATTTGGTGTAGATGGATTTAGAGTGGATACCGTAAAACATACTGAAGCTGGCATTTGGGGCAAATTATATGCAGAAGCCTTAAAAGCTTTAAAAGACTGGAAAAATGAAAATCCAGAAGAAAAATTAGATGACTTGGATTTCTATATGGTAGGTGAAATCTATAATTATTCAATTTACGATGGTCTAAATTACACTTATGACGGTGATACTGCTGTTAATTTCTTTGACGAAGGTTTTCATAGTATGATTAACTTCTCTTTAAAGTGGGAATTGAAAGACAAACATCCGGATGAGGTATTTTCTACTTATGACAGTCTTTTGAATAAAGGCGAATTGAAAAACAAATCAGTATTGAATTATCTATCTTCTCATGATGATGGAAATCCTTATGATGCAGATAGAACTAATGTATTCAATACCGCTGCCTATTTAATGATTAGTCCAGGTGCAGCACAAATATATTATGGAGATGAAACCGCTCGTTTATTGAATGCCGAAGCCGAGGGAGATGCCAAATTACGTTCCTTAATGAATTGGGATGAATTAGAATCTGATGCGAAACGAGACGGATACAGTATTAAAGAAATCCATAATCATTGGCAAAAATTAGGACAGTTTAGAAAAAACCACCCTGCTATTGGGGCTGGTACTCATCAAAAAATATCAGATTCCCCTTATACATTTAGCAGGTCATTAAATCACAATGATTTTGACGATAAAGTCGTAGTTGTGATGGAAGAAAACGTGAAGGAAGTAGATGTTCAAGCTATTTTTGAAGAAAATCAGAAAATACGAAATTACTACACGGGAGAAACCGCAAATGTGGAAAATGGTAAATTAAGGTTTAAGAAAGATAGTAGAATACTGCTTTTGGAAAGCGTTTGAAAAGAAAACCCGCAAGTTTGAAAAATCTTGCGGGTTTAATATTATCAACTTAACAATGTATTTCTACTCGTTGTGCATCCATTCTTTTTTAGACATTAACTCGCCATCTGTCTCTTCATTATCAGGGTCGTCCACACAACAATCTACTGGACAAACAGCGGCACACTGCGGCTCTTCATGGAAACCAGTACACTCTGTACATTTACCAGTCACAATGTAGTAAAACTCATCAGAAACAGGTTCCTGCATTTCTTCTGCATCTACTTCCGTTCCATCTATAAGTTTAGCTTTTCCAGAAAGCGAGGTACCCCCTGCCCAATTCCATTCCACACCACCTTCATATATTGCTGTATTAGGGCACTCAGGTTCACAAGCACCACAATTAATACATTCATCTGTAATCATTATTGCCATAACTGAAAAAATTTAAGCTGTTTAGCTAATTTAGTTAGTATAACAACAAAATTACAAAGAATAAGTTTGAGCAAACAATATTCTATCTAAAATTATTTAAGTTTATAATGAATTTAAACAAGCGGATAGGTCAATAATTTCACTATTGGGAATACTCGAAGCTAAAATTGGAGCAAGAGCAAAAAAAACAGTCACACTCATAAATCTAGCAAATACTAAAAAACCACATCTAAAAGAAATCAAATTCATCTTTATTGAGTATAATAGTAAAGGCTCAAATATCTATGACAAAAAACCTTCTCCAAAAGATTCAAAATTTTATAGGAAGCTCTGATTTTCTTAAATCTGTTTTGGTCACTTTCGGCATTGTTGTGCCCGTTTTTGTGGGCATTCAGATTAACCAACTCCCCTACTTCCTCAGTATATCTATTGGCGTCTTTTTAACATCCGGAAGTGACGTACCTGGCAGCCGCAAGCATAAAAGCGTTGGGATTTTGATTGCGACTTCTATTGCTATGCTTGCGACCATTGTAACGACTTCAGTTGCGTCTAATATATTATTGTTGTTACCAGTAATGGCTCTGATGATTTTTGGGATCTCGTATATTTCAGTCTATGGTTTTAGAGCATCTTTGATTTCCTTTGCTGGATTATTAGCCATAGTCCTTAGTTTTGCTCATGAGCAAATCGGTTCTGCTGTTTTCATCAATGCTATGTTTATTGGCGTAGGTGGACTTTGGTATTTAATGTTATCTACCGTTTCCCACCGCTTTCTGCAGAAACGTCAGATCAATAACAAATTAACAGAATGCTTTCAACTCACAGCGGAATATATTCGAATAAGAGGGAAATTAGCACTCACTAGTCAATATGGTAAAGAACTCAAAAACAAACTCTTTGATTTACAAGTCAACCTTAATGAAACGCATGAAGTTTTAAGGGAACTCTTACTAACCGAAAGGCAAAGCTCTGGATTTTCTAACTACAAAAGAAAGCAACTACTGATCTTCATCGAACTGATCGATATTCTAGAGCTATCCATGGCAAATCCTGCCAATTATGAACAAATCAATAAGCTTTTTAGAAATCAACTGCAATTCGTTGAACCTTTCATTGAATTGATATTTGAATTGTCCAACAGAATAGACCAAATGGCAGAGGCTATGCAAAAAGGGGAAGAGCTACCACACAGAAATGACTTGGAGCCTACGATCGAAAAGTGCAGAGAAAAGATTCAGGCCTATGTAGAGGAAGTAAAACTACCCAACGCAAGAGAAGGCGCCTTGCTACTCCACAATCTGTTAGATTATGAAGAAAATCAACTCCAAAAAATTCAGTCTGTTGAAAGAGTTTTTTATGATTTGGAAAATCAAAGTCAAGTTGGCTTGAAAAATAAGGAGGGTCGGCAGTTTATTAGCCAACAAGATTATGACTTGAACATCTTAAAAGAAAATTTCAGTTTTAAATCACCCATCTTCAAGCATGCTGCTCGTTTGACGGTAGCCATGCTTTTAGGGTATGGGATTGGTACCTATTTTTCATTGCAAAATACCTATTGGATTTTATTGACTATAGTAGTTATCATGCGGCCAGGATATACTTTGACCAAAGAACGCTCTAAGCATCGATTGTACGGTACATTTATTGGTGCTGGAATAGCAACAGTTATTGTTTTGTTAACACAGAATATATATATTTATACTGTCCTATCTATCCTATCGCTGACATTGGCACTAAGTTTTATCCAGAAAAATTATAGAACTTCCTCAATTTTCGTAACCACCAGTATTGTCTTTATTTATGCTCTAATCAATCCTGATGCATTTGAAGTCATTCAATTTCGAATTATCGACACTATCATTGGAGCAGCCATCGCTTTCTTGGCTGGTGCATTGCTTTGGCCCGCATGGGAATCCGCCAGTATTAATAATACGATCATTCAAACGATACGAGCAAACCGTAAATATCTTTCTGAAATCGATCGATATTATCACAAGTCAGATGGGCTAACCAGTTATAAATTAGCCCGGAAGGAAGCCTTTTTAGAGATGGGTAATCTAAATGCGGCCTTTCAACGAATGAGTCAAGAGCCGAAATCACAACAAGAAAATTTAGGTAAAATAAATGAATTAGTGGGTCTAAATCACACCTTTTTGACTGCGATGGCTGCTTTAGGAACTTTCATTGTAAATCATAAAAATGATGAGGTTTCGAAAGACGTTGAGGTTATCATAAAAACTGTGGAGACTAATTTAAGACAAGTCCTGCAAAACTTACTGCGTAAAATTCAAACTAAAAATACGAGTCAAGAAGTACTGGAAGCAGCCTACCAACATTTGGAACAGAAATTTGAAAACCTTGTTGCTATCCGTACTGCGGAACTTGAAAGCGAGAATTTTAAACCTATCGATCCCGAATTTAGAAAAAATTTACAAGCAACTAGATTAATAACAGATCAGCTGAAGTGGTTGGTTACTATTTCTGGGAATTTAAAAAAGGTGGTCAAAACTATAAATCAAGAAACTGAAGAACAAAATCATTAAAAGACATTAATCCTAAATTTGCATGTGATCACTTTCTATATTTATCATTCAGTCCTTTCCCTTCCAGTACCATAGGCTTGATTTTTTCTAATCTAACGATTTGAGTAGCCTCCCGCTTTGCTGTAGAAAGATGCTCCACATATTCTTTTTGTTTAAATGGAGTAAGCGAATCAAAAGCATTTTTAAATTTATGGTCTTTAGTAAAAGCTTGGACCAAAATATCTGGTATTTCTAACTCTTCTGATTTCTCTGGTTTCCAACGTAAATCATTCTTTTCGTTTTCAATTGCCTCCTCAATATACACTGAAATCCGACTTTCATTCATTTCATCGGCAGAGGAAAACCTCCAGTGACGCATGGCTTTAGTTTTACCTTCTTGTGCATTTTCCAAAACTTGGTAAGGATCCTTTAGAAATACACCATTAAAAAACCACAGACTAACGTAATTTTTAAATGCTCTTATTAAGAGTACATTTCCATTATTTACAGTATAAACATCACTTCCCCATTTAGTTGTTTTTACCAATTCAGTTTTATCAATAATGGCTTTCAAAAATTCAAGCTCTTTTTGCCATATTTCAGAATTTTTCATTTCTCAAATATTAAAAAGTTTTTTCAATATACTAAAATACTGAAAGTCTAGAAATGAATTAATACTAAATTAGATTTTACTAATTTCACAGTTCTTTAAGCGCAAATGTAGTTATGAAATCACACCGCTATCACTCTTTCATAAAATGGACAGGTAATTATGGAAAAGGGACAAAGTCTTATTCTTCCTATGACAGATCATATGACATCATAATAAGTAATAAACCAACTTTAAAAGGAAGTGCAGACTCTGCTTTTAGAGGAGACGCTAGCATGCATAATCCTGAAGACTTATTTCTAGTATCCCTGTCCTCATGCCACATGCTTTGGTATCTCCATTTATGTGCTGACGCTAATATAACTGTGGTCAACTACTGCGATAAAGCTTCTGCTAAAATGAATATATCTGAGGGAGGAAAAGGCTTTTTTGAAGAAGCCACCTTAAGGCCTCAAGTGATAATTCTAGAAAAAGATAAATTTGAATTAGCCAAATCCCTTCATCAACAAGCCAATGAGTATTGCTTTATTGCAAATTCCTGCAATTTTCCAATACACCATAAGCCAATTATTAGCATTTTAGACTAGTCACAAGTTGGACTTACTTCCCCTCCCTATGTTTTAATTGAAGGCCATTAAGAAAATTTCTTAAATACTGATCTAAGAAGGGTCTATACTGGTTCTGTTTTGGGTTCCTTAAAAAAGCTGTAACCTCATGAGAACTAACTGGTTTTCCAGCTAATTTAAAGGCTACTATTATATCTTCTGTCTTTAAATTAAGTGCAATTTTAAGTTTCTTTAGGATATCGTTATTTTCAAGTATTTTCTCGGGCTTTGGTTGCACGCCTTCCCTTTTACCTCTTTTGGTGTTGATCAATCCATTTAAGAATGAAGCCAATTGATCATCATGAATATCTTTATAGTCCTCGTGATCTTCACTTTTCAGCCAATCAGTTACCAATGACCTCGATACTTTATAATCTGCACTATCGAAAATAGTAATCATTTCTTCATCACTATAATCAAAAATATAGCGAACTCTCTTCAAGATATCGTTATTGGTCATCAGTTATGTGGTTTTTATAATTAAAAAAAGACTGTTTTAAAAGCCTAGAAACCATTATTTAATCATGATTTTTTTAAGCTGTCAAAACAGTCTTTATAATAAAGTTGAATCCTAAATTCAGATTCCTATATCTTTAAGATAATGCTTTTTTCATGGTTTCTCCTATGTCAGCTGGTGACTGAACAACAAAGATTCCACATTCATCCATGATTTTCATTTTAGCTTCCGCTGTATCATCTTTTCCTCCGATAATGGCACCGGCATGTCCCATTCTTCTTCCTGCTGGAGCAGTTTTCCCTGCGATGAAACCAACAACTGGCTTTTTATTCCCATTCTCTTTTATCCAACGAGCTGCTTCTGCTTCATAGTTTCCACCAATTTCACCGATCATTACAATCGCATCAGTATCATCATCTTCCATCAACATTTGTACAGCCTCTTTTGTAGGAGTACCGATGATTGGGTCACCACCGATTCCGATAGCAGTAGAAATCCCCAAACCTGCTTTCACAATTTGGTCAGCTGCTTCATAAGTTAAAGTACCTGACTTAGAAACAATCCCAATTTTACCTTTTTTGAAAACAAAGCCAGGCATAATACCAACTTTCGCTTCACCTGGAGTGATCACTCCCGGACAATTTGGACCGATCAAGGTTAAATCTTTATCTTGAATATAAGTTTTTGCTTTAAGCATGTCTTTAACAGGAATTCCTTCGGTGATGGTTATAATCACTTTAATACCCGCATCAGCAGCTTCCATAATAGCGTCTGCAGCAAATGCAGGTGGAACAAAAATAATGGATACATTAGCACCTGCTTCTTTCACGGCATCTTCAACCGTATTAAAAACTGGTTTACCCAAATGTTTTTGACCTCCTTTGCCTGGGGTAACACCACCAACTACATTGGTGCCATATTCTATCATTTGCTCAGCATGGAATGTTCCCTCTGAACCTGTGAAACCTTGTACAATTACTTTAGAATCTTTATTGACTAAAACGCTCATTATGCTCTGTTTAAAGTTTTTGCAAAAATAGAAGAAAAGGCTTCATTCACAAAGTAATTTCAAGCTTGTTTCTGAATTAGTTGTCAAATGGTATTCTAAACAATCTATAAAAACATTGATTTAGAAATAATAGAAATCAAAAATTGACTATGGCTAAAATGACCAAAAAGAGCAACCTTCCTTCAAAAATCTGTCCTACTTGCGGGAAGCCATTTAGTTGGAGAAAAAAATGGGAGAAAAATTGGCCAAACGTAAAATACTGTAGTAAAAAATGTAGAGCTAATTTCAACTAAAGATATTGAAAATAATCCTGCTTTGTTAAGTTAATTAGGGAGATAAAACCTGTCAGGTTTGTTTGAAATTATTAATTAAACAAAGTAGGGATAAATAAAATATTCACAATTTTCCTATCTTAAGCATTATGAAGATTTTGAATGTTAAACAAATTAGAGAAGCAGATTTATATTCAATTGAAAATGAACCCATTGCAAGTATTGATTTAATGGAAAGAGCCAGTAAGAAAGTAGTGGACTGGATTACTGATAATTTCTCAAATCAAAATAAAGTGGTCGTTCTTGCAGGCTCAGGTAATAATGGCGGTGATGGTTTGGCCATTGCCAGAATATTGTCTGGACAAAATTATATTGTAAAAGTAGTTTTGGCAATGGGTGATAAAGGCTCAGAAGATTTTGAAATAAATCTTTCGAGATTAACATCAATAGATGAGGTTGATATTTCTTCAGCACTCAGTTCTGATGAAAATGTCAAAGATATTATTTTCATAGATGCCATTTTTGGCTCTGGATTATCTCGCCCAATTGAGGGTAAAATTGCAGAATACATCCATAAAGTAAACGAATTAGAAGGTATAAAAATAGCGGTGGACATTCCTTCCGGTATTTTTGCAGATGAACCAAGCCCGGGAGATACAATTCTCAAAGCTGACTATACCTTAAGTTTCCAGGTACCTAAATTAGCCTTTATGATGGCGGAGAACCAGAAGTATATTGGTCAATTTGAAATACTAGACATCGGCTTATCCCGTGATTTCATTGAGAATTGCATAAGCGATTACTCAATTTATAAACCAACAGATAAAAATAAAGCATCAATAAAAGTAGGGTCTACAGCTCATAAAGGCGATAGAGGCAGAGCGTGCATTATTGGTGGTGGCCATGCCAAAATGGGGGCAGTTATCTTAGCTGCTCAAGGCGCCTTACACTCTGGAATCGGATTATTGACCGTACAAGCATGTCCACATTGTATTCAAATCGTACAAATTCAAATCCCGGAGGCATTGATTTTAGAAGATGAAAATGAATATGTACTCGGCAGTTTCATGAATTATGAAAAGTATGATTCTCTGGTTTTTGGTCCTGCAGTTGGTTTCGCAAATAAAACAGCTACTCTACTTAAGGAAATCCTAAAATCATATAATGGCCAATTAATTTTAGATGCTGATGCTATTACAATTCTTGCTGAAAACAGAGAAATGCTCGAAATGCTACCTAAGGGCACCATTCTGACTCCCCATCACGGGGAGTTCAAGAGGCTAGTTGGAGATTATTCCAATAATTTTGAAGCTTTGATGCAACTAAAGTCATTCTGTATGCATCATAAAGTTGTAGTAATATTAAAAGGCAAATATTCTGCAGTTTGCAACAGCAATGGAAATATCAGTTTCAATAGTACAGGAAATCCTGGAATGGCAAAAGGCGGAAGTGGCGATTTATTATGTGGGATTTTAGCGGGACTTGCACCACGCATTAAAAAACCATACGAAATAGCAAAGTTGGCAGTATTTTTGCACGGACTAGCTGGTGACATTAGCCTTCAGGAATACGGAGAGAATTATATGACTCCTTCAACTATGGTATTGAATTTGAAAAATGCATTTAAATTAATTGAAAATTAAATCAACAGTAAAACTATAAGCGGCAATGGCCGTAAAAAACTAAAATGAAATTCTCTAAGAACATATTGCTTATCTTCTTTATCAGCTTTAGCATATCCTTTGCAAATGCTGAAAAAGATTCATTAAAAGAAAAAGCA
This is a stretch of genomic DNA from Marivirga harenae. It encodes these proteins:
- the folK gene encoding 2-amino-4-hydroxy-6-hydroxymethyldihydropteridine diphosphokinase — encoded protein: MEGVFLLLGSNLGNREEILNQAIAALEKKGVTLVSKSSVYETAAWGKTDQQAFLNQVLQVKTEYSPKKLLGVIQQIELELGRVRKVKWGERLIDIDILYYHDQVINQAGLAVPHPGIPERRFTLIPLVEICPDFIHPVFQLDQKQLLEKCKDHLNVSVVEDC
- the sppA gene encoding signal peptide peptidase SppA; the encoded protein is MKSFFKIFFASLLALVIFFVGFFFIFAGIASQDSEVKIADNSFLEIKLNRPIVEMTSDDPFAEFSQALTNEPTPISLMDILESIEQAKSDEKIKGIYLDAPFVMAGFAQIEEIRNALIDFKESGKPILAYAEAYSETGYYVVSVADNIILNPAGMLEMSGLSSEVTFFKGTFEKLNVEPQIFRVGTFKSAVEPFIRKDMSDASKEQISVLLNSVYGVFIKNIADARGIDAAELRSISDQLKVRTTEDALNYKLVSQLGYYDEVLTKMREIAGLEEGVKIPVTSVKKYSKSFVAEKYNTNRIAVIVAEGNIVSGKGGEGSIGSDVFAKEIRKARLDDKIKAIVLRINSPGGSALASDVMWREVKLAKQVKPVIASMSSVAASGGYYMAMACDTIVAQPNTITGSIGIFSIIPDLSKFMDSKLGITFDRVSTGEYSDLYTVTRSLNEGEKKIIQNMVESGYEDFTSKAAEGRNMAIDELLNVASGRVWSGIEAKDNGLVDVLGGFNDAVNIAAQSAGLEEGDFMKVYYPEKQPFIQQLLQEMGSSAKVLHKKYTYGEMAHYLEELEYVMENKGLQTRMPFDLEIK
- the bioB gene encoding biotin synthase BioB, with amino-acid sequence MTEIRNDWTKEEIEKIYNQPILELIYQAATVHREFNDPSEVQVCTLLSVKTGGCPEDCAYCPQAARYHTDVKVHKLLPTEEVLESARIAKENGSTRFCMGAAWREVRDNRDFDRVLEMVKGINELEMEVCCTLGMLTESQAQKLKEAGLYAYNHNLDTSEEHYDDIISTRTYDDRLDTIGNVRKAKISVCSGGIIGLGEQHEDRVGMLHTLATMEEHPESVPVNALVPVPGTPLEKQPKVSVWEMVRMIATARITMPKAMVRLSAGRVRMNQEEQALCFMAGANSIFAGDKLLTTPNPEVNEDAELFQTLNLKPRKAFKNGEPAVEFQQIPGSN
- a CDS encoding alpha-amylase family glycosyl hydrolase translates to MKTAPLLLLLLFILGCNSPEESKTTSTKDAPFMWENATVYFLLADRFNNGNPNNDYNFGREKDGATLRNFMGGDIKGITQKIKEGYFNDLGVNAIWVNPLVEQIHGSVDEGTGKTYGFHGYWTKDWTALDPNFGTMADLGELVKTAHENGIRILLDVVMNHTGPVTEQDPIWDGWVRTDPNCTYQDWESTVKCTLVDNLPDILTESEEEVELPQHLLDKWEQEGRLDKELAELDEFFERTGYPRAPKYYLIKWITDYIKEFGVDGFRVDTVKHTEAGIWGKLYAEALKALKDWKNENPEEKLDDLDFYMVGEIYNYSIYDGLNYTYDGDTAVNFFDEGFHSMINFSLKWELKDKHPDEVFSTYDSLLNKGELKNKSVLNYLSSHDDGNPYDADRTNVFNTAAYLMISPGAAQIYYGDETARLLNAEAEGDAKLRSLMNWDELESDAKRDGYSIKEIHNHWQKLGQFRKNHPAIGAGTHQKISDSPYTFSRSLNHNDFDDKVVVVMEENVKEVDVQAIFEENQKIRNYYTGETANVENGKLRFKKDSRILLLESV
- a CDS encoding 4Fe-4S binding protein; the protein is MAIMITDECINCGACEPECPNTAIYEGGVEWNWAGGTSLSGKAKLIDGTEVDAEEMQEPVSDEFYYIVTGKCTECTGFHEEPQCAAVCPVDCCVDDPDNEETDGELMSKKEWMHNE
- a CDS encoding FUSC family protein; the encoded protein is MTKNLLQKIQNFIGSSDFLKSVLVTFGIVVPVFVGIQINQLPYFLSISIGVFLTSGSDVPGSRKHKSVGILIATSIAMLATIVTTSVASNILLLLPVMALMIFGISYISVYGFRASLISFAGLLAIVLSFAHEQIGSAVFINAMFIGVGGLWYLMLSTVSHRFLQKRQINNKLTECFQLTAEYIRIRGKLALTSQYGKELKNKLFDLQVNLNETHEVLRELLLTERQSSGFSNYKRKQLLIFIELIDILELSMANPANYEQINKLFRNQLQFVEPFIELIFELSNRIDQMAEAMQKGEELPHRNDLEPTIEKCREKIQAYVEEVKLPNAREGALLLHNLLDYEENQLQKIQSVERVFYDLENQSQVGLKNKEGRQFISQQDYDLNILKENFSFKSPIFKHAARLTVAMLLGYGIGTYFSLQNTYWILLTIVVIMRPGYTLTKERSKHRLYGTFIGAGIATVIVLLTQNIYIYTVLSILSLTLALSFIQKNYRTSSIFVTTSIVFIYALINPDAFEVIQFRIIDTIIGAAIAFLAGALLWPAWESASINNTIIQTIRANRKYLSEIDRYYHKSDGLTSYKLARKEAFLEMGNLNAAFQRMSQEPKSQQENLGKINELVGLNHTFLTAMAALGTFIVNHKNDEVSKDVEVIIKTVETNLRQVLQNLLRKIQTKNTSQEVLEAAYQHLEQKFENLVAIRTAELESENFKPIDPEFRKNLQATRLITDQLKWLVTISGNLKKVVKTINQETEEQNH